From one Rhizobium lentis genomic stretch:
- a CDS encoding DUF982 domain-containing protein yields the protein MKWHTPGEFCPLMLVVNGPEKYKLVASLWEAAQMLTACWPLDDGEEYLTAIMVCRDAIHGDVPAEDAREALIRAAKEAGIPVITVVH from the coding sequence ATGAAGTGGCACACACCTGGAGAATTTTGCCCTCTGATGCTCGTCGTGAACGGGCCGGAAAAATACAAGCTCGTCGCGAGCCTCTGGGAGGCGGCCCAAATGCTGACCGCCTGCTGGCCCCTCGACGATGGGGAGGAATATCTTACAGCTATCATGGTGTGCCGTGATGCGATCCATGGGGATGTTCCGGCTGAGGACGCGCGGGAAGCGCTGATCCGTGCCGCAAAGGAAGCAGGCATTCCGGTAATCACCGTCGTTCACTGA
- a CDS encoding transporter, producing the protein MDTLPVNIPGFVWAYRFSPDEKTAVRLNNSATVAELTADDGFYWLHLNLVDARVPALLETLTGLTEDAKSALTTRDTHAAITVDDQMLYGTLVDCQRDFAQDTNNLGWLHFAMSDRFIITTRLQPLRSVERARALIEKNPGKFSGPVDLFELLVIEFQRTLITIVIELTEELNQIEDIVYDNAPRDERRRLAPVRRTVVRLHRHLRTVLALMRRAAAADEDEMPFGFDDVARRLTSRLETVDHDIYALQDRARLLHEEIDSKQSSETNRHLYLLSIMTAFLLPPTLVTGFFGMNTANLPFSVGDYGTEYAFILIIGSIAFAWWLLRRVNIL; encoded by the coding sequence ATGGATACATTGCCCGTCAACATACCCGGTTTCGTCTGGGCCTATCGCTTCTCGCCCGACGAAAAAACCGCGGTGCGATTGAACAACAGTGCGACGGTGGCGGAACTGACCGCCGATGATGGTTTTTACTGGCTGCACCTCAACCTCGTCGATGCCCGCGTACCGGCCCTGTTGGAGACCCTCACCGGGCTGACGGAGGATGCAAAATCGGCGCTCACGACACGTGACACGCATGCGGCGATCACCGTCGACGATCAGATGCTCTACGGTACGCTCGTCGACTGCCAGCGCGATTTCGCCCAGGACACCAACAATCTTGGCTGGCTGCATTTCGCCATGTCCGACCGCTTCATCATCACCACGCGGCTGCAGCCGCTGCGCAGCGTCGAGCGGGCACGGGCGCTGATCGAGAAGAACCCCGGCAAATTTTCGGGGCCGGTCGATCTTTTCGAACTGCTGGTCATCGAGTTCCAGCGCACCCTCATCACGATCGTCATCGAACTCACCGAAGAGCTGAACCAGATCGAAGACATCGTCTACGACAACGCGCCGCGCGACGAGCGCCGGCGGCTGGCGCCGGTCCGGCGGACCGTGGTCCGGCTGCATCGGCACCTTCGCACCGTTCTGGCGCTGATGCGCCGCGCCGCGGCGGCCGACGAAGACGAAATGCCCTTCGGCTTCGACGATGTGGCAAGGCGGCTGACGAGCCGGCTGGAAACGGTCGACCACGATATCTATGCACTGCAGGATCGGGCCCGCCTGCTGCACGAAGAAATCGATTCGAAACAATCCTCCGAGACCAACCGCCATCTCTATCTATTGTCGATCATGACCGCCTTCCTGCTGCCGCCGACGCTGGTGACCGGCTTCTTCGGCATGAACACGGCCAACCTGCCCTTTTCGGTCGGCGACTACGGCACGGAATATGCTTTCATCCTGATCATCGGCTCGATCGCCTTCGCCTGGTGGCTGCTGCGGCGGGTGAATATTCTTTAA
- a CDS encoding acyl-CoA dehydrogenase produces the protein MYKAPIEEIAFTLKHVAGMGEAISNGVFGDLGEDLIDAILAEAGRFATEEVAPLAEIGDRQGARLENGEVRLPDGWCDLYRHWIAGGWNGLTAPEAFGGQALPHMLNVAALEMWNSGSMAFALAPTLTMGAIEAVSTHGSAALKEKYLARMVSGEWSGTMNLTEPHAGSDLGVLKARAERRDDGSYRLFGQKIFITWGEHDAADNIIHLVLARLPDAPAGTRGISLFLVPKFLVNDDGSLGPRNDLFCHSLEHKLGIHGSPTCTMIYGDGRFGDEKGAVGWLVGEENKGLACMFTMMNNARLAVGMQGVAIAEAATQKALAYAGERTQGRAPGWTGAGMSPIVEHPDVARMLLTMKALTQGSRAIAYACAHAIDMSHRAGGDSRHWQERAALLTPIAKSFSTDAGVDVASLGIQVHGGMGFIEETGAARYLRDARIAPIYEGTNGIQAIDLVTRKLPLSGGDQVKGFIAELKQIVESVRRSNLGGFGETAARLDVAIVDLEQATAWLLKAQAEERAADALSGATPYQRLFGLVLTGCYLAKGALAESADGRGEGRISLCRFAAENLLAEAAALRDRVVNGAASLAAARILLA, from the coding sequence ATGTACAAGGCGCCCATCGAAGAAATTGCCTTCACGCTGAAGCATGTAGCCGGCATGGGCGAGGCGATTTCGAACGGAGTTTTCGGAGACCTCGGCGAAGATCTCATTGACGCCATCCTGGCCGAGGCGGGACGTTTTGCCACAGAAGAAGTGGCGCCGCTCGCCGAGATCGGCGACCGCCAGGGCGCTCGTCTGGAGAATGGCGAGGTCCGGCTGCCGGATGGTTGGTGCGATCTCTATCGCCATTGGATCGCCGGCGGCTGGAACGGCCTGACCGCGCCGGAGGCTTTCGGCGGCCAGGCGCTGCCGCATATGCTGAATGTCGCGGCGCTGGAAATGTGGAATTCCGGCTCGATGGCCTTCGCGCTCGCGCCGACGCTGACGATGGGCGCCATCGAAGCGGTCAGTACCCATGGCAGCGCCGCGCTGAAGGAGAAGTATCTGGCAAGGATGGTGTCCGGCGAATGGAGCGGCACCATGAACCTGACGGAGCCGCATGCCGGCTCCGATCTCGGCGTCCTCAAGGCCCGCGCCGAACGCCGCGATGACGGCAGCTACCGCCTCTTCGGCCAGAAGATCTTCATCACCTGGGGCGAACACGACGCGGCCGACAACATCATCCATCTCGTCCTGGCCCGCCTGCCGGATGCGCCGGCCGGCACGCGCGGCATCTCGCTCTTCCTCGTGCCGAAGTTCCTGGTCAACGACGACGGTTCGCTTGGGCCTCGCAACGACCTCTTCTGCCATTCGCTGGAGCACAAGCTCGGCATCCACGGCTCGCCGACCTGCACGATGATCTATGGCGACGGCCGGTTCGGCGATGAAAAGGGCGCCGTGGGCTGGCTGGTCGGCGAGGAGAACAAGGGGCTGGCCTGCATGTTCACGATGATGAACAATGCCCGCCTGGCCGTCGGCATGCAGGGCGTGGCGATTGCCGAGGCCGCCACCCAGAAGGCGCTTGCCTATGCCGGGGAACGCACGCAGGGAAGGGCGCCGGGCTGGACCGGCGCCGGCATGAGCCCGATCGTCGAGCATCCCGATGTCGCCCGCATGCTGCTGACCATGAAGGCGCTGACGCAGGGGTCGCGGGCCATCGCTTATGCCTGCGCCCACGCGATCGACATGTCGCACCGGGCAGGCGGGGATAGCCGCCATTGGCAGGAGCGCGCCGCGCTGCTGACGCCGATCGCCAAATCCTTTTCGACCGATGCCGGCGTCGACGTCGCCTCGCTCGGCATTCAGGTGCATGGCGGCATGGGCTTCATCGAGGAAACGGGGGCGGCGCGTTATCTGCGTGATGCCCGCATCGCGCCGATCTACGAGGGCACCAACGGCATCCAGGCAATCGACCTCGTCACCCGCAAGCTGCCGCTCTCCGGCGGCGACCAGGTCAAGGGTTTCATCGCCGAGCTCAAGCAGATCGTCGAGAGTGTGCGCCGTTCGAATCTCGGTGGCTTCGGTGAGACGGCCGCAAGGCTCGATGTCGCCATCGTCGATCTGGAACAAGCGACCGCCTGGCTCCTGAAGGCGCAGGCAGAGGAGAGGGCCGCTGACGCGCTCTCCGGCGCCACGCCCTATCAGCGCCTGTTCGGTCTCGTGCTCACCGGCTGTTATCTCGCCAAGGGTGCGCTCGCCGAGAGCGCGGATGGCAGAGGCGAGGGCCGCATCTCGCTCTGCCGCTTCGCCGCCGAAAACCTACTGGCCGAGGCCGCGGCCCTTCGCGACCGGGTGGTCAACGGCGCCGCAAGCCTCGCCGCCGCTCGCATCCTGCTTGCCTGA
- a CDS encoding crotonase/enoyl-CoA hydratase family protein: protein MTDHIVVEQPSAHQGVQLIRFNRPEKKNAFTRAMYRTMADALNNANTDANIRATVFLGTEGSFSAGNDIGDFLAAATSGSMGEELIDFLYALVRSEKPLVSGIDGLAIGIGTTLNLHCDLTIASDRSQFRTPFVDLALVPEAASSLIAPRIMGHQRAFAMLAAGEAFSAEEARQAGLIWKVTTPEAVESQTLAVAAKLAAKPPEALRIARELLRGPQQEIIARIDDEARHFSARLKSAEARAAFEAFMRR, encoded by the coding sequence ATGACCGATCACATCGTCGTCGAGCAGCCTTCCGCCCATCAAGGCGTCCAGCTCATCCGCTTCAACCGGCCGGAAAAGAAGAATGCTTTTACGCGGGCGATGTACCGCACCATGGCCGATGCGCTGAATAACGCCAATACGGACGCGAATATCAGGGCGACCGTGTTCCTCGGCACCGAAGGCAGCTTTTCCGCCGGCAACGACATAGGCGATTTTCTGGCCGCCGCCACGAGCGGCAGCATGGGAGAGGAACTGATCGATTTCCTCTATGCGCTCGTCAGATCGGAAAAACCGCTGGTCTCCGGGATAGACGGCCTGGCGATCGGCATCGGCACGACCCTCAACTTACATTGCGACTTGACGATTGCTTCCGACCGCAGCCAATTCCGCACGCCCTTCGTCGATCTGGCGCTGGTGCCGGAAGCGGCGTCCAGCCTGATTGCTCCGCGCATTATGGGACACCAGCGGGCTTTTGCCATGCTCGCTGCCGGAGAGGCCTTCAGCGCCGAGGAGGCGCGGCAAGCCGGACTTATCTGGAAGGTGACGACGCCGGAAGCAGTTGAAAGCCAGACGCTGGCGGTCGCCGCAAAGCTTGCCGCCAAGCCGCCCGAGGCGCTGCGCATCGCCCGTGAACTCCTCCGCGGCCCGCAGCAGGAAATTATCGCCCGTATCGATGACGAGGCTCGCCATTTCTCAGCCCGGCTGAAAAGTGCAGAGGCGCGGGCCGCTTTCGAAGCTTTTATGCGACGTTGA
- a CDS encoding methyl-accepting chemotaxis protein has product MTKKTNLMTRILVAASVVVLAAFAAFSYYIDHVQRSVTTASIEANIKSSGEQAAHSLANWMNGRVILTAMVGDAVGKAVDRDGVRKVLQNNVLATQFVSTYLGDEQGVFTSWPDLPLPADYDPRKRPWYQDAVKANAPVLTEPYTDASSGNLIISSAVPVSRDGKLAGVAASDFSLETMVKMIKEINLGGQGEAFLVNNSGQILIHPDAKLVTKTLADAFPTITPTIGGSLTETEFAGKPVLVSFVPVEGLPTVKWYLGFVVDSDKAFATLNQFRIAALVATLLAVGIMIAAMAWLLHGFVIRPITAMTAAMQKLAAGDLSAAIPGEERRDQIGSMAEAVAVFKANAVDRERLEDEAEQGRSLTERERREREAQKTREAAEIRNAVDALAGALGALSEGNLAHRIETPFASHLDRLRSDYNTSVAKLDAALLAVGSNAHAIDAGATEIRTAADGLARRTEQQAASVEETAAALEEITTTVKDTARRAEEAGSLVGCTRNDAEHSGEIVSKAVDAMTGIQQSSEKISSIIGVIDDIAFQTNLLALNAGVEAARAGEAGKGFAVVAQEVRELAQRSAQAAKEIEGLITTSNAQVRSGVTLVGDTGKALQSIVAQVQEISRHVEAIVIATREQSTGLAEINAAVNTMDQGTQQNAAMVEEQTAASHGLAQEAAKLMRLLAQFKLGAQEALAVRRAA; this is encoded by the coding sequence GTGACAAAGAAGACCAATTTGATGACGCGCATCCTGGTTGCAGCGTCTGTCGTAGTCCTAGCTGCTTTCGCCGCCTTTTCCTATTACATCGATCACGTTCAGCGTAGCGTGACCACCGCTTCGATCGAAGCGAATATCAAATCCTCGGGTGAGCAGGCCGCCCACAGCCTCGCCAACTGGATGAACGGGCGCGTCATCTTGACCGCCATGGTCGGCGATGCTGTTGGCAAGGCAGTCGATCGTGACGGTGTTCGCAAGGTTCTGCAGAACAACGTGCTTGCCACCCAGTTTGTCAGCACCTACCTCGGCGATGAGCAGGGCGTCTTCACGTCGTGGCCGGACCTGCCGCTGCCGGCGGATTACGATCCGCGCAAGCGTCCCTGGTATCAGGATGCCGTCAAGGCAAACGCCCCCGTGCTGACCGAACCCTATACTGACGCATCCAGCGGCAATCTCATCATCAGCTCTGCCGTTCCGGTTTCCCGCGATGGCAAGCTTGCCGGCGTTGCTGCCAGCGATTTCTCGCTGGAAACCATGGTCAAGATGATCAAGGAGATCAATCTTGGCGGGCAGGGCGAGGCTTTCCTCGTTAATAACAGCGGCCAAATTCTCATCCACCCCGATGCGAAGCTGGTAACGAAGACGCTGGCCGATGCCTTCCCGACGATCACGCCGACGATCGGCGGCAGCCTTACCGAAACCGAATTTGCCGGCAAACCGGTGCTGGTGTCCTTCGTGCCGGTCGAGGGTCTTCCGACTGTAAAGTGGTATCTCGGCTTCGTGGTCGACAGCGACAAAGCCTTCGCCACGCTCAACCAGTTCCGCATCGCAGCCCTTGTCGCCACGCTCCTTGCCGTCGGCATCATGATTGCCGCCATGGCATGGCTGTTGCACGGCTTCGTCATCCGTCCGATCACGGCGATGACCGCTGCCATGCAGAAGCTTGCCGCCGGTGATCTTTCCGCCGCCATTCCAGGCGAGGAGCGCCGTGATCAGATCGGCTCGATGGCGGAGGCCGTTGCCGTGTTCAAGGCGAATGCTGTCGACCGGGAGCGCTTGGAAGACGAAGCCGAGCAGGGCCGTTCGCTGACGGAGCGCGAGCGCCGGGAACGCGAAGCGCAGAAAACACGCGAAGCGGCGGAGATCCGCAATGCCGTCGATGCGCTTGCCGGCGCGCTTGGAGCACTTTCCGAAGGCAATCTTGCCCATCGCATCGAAACACCCTTTGCCTCTCACCTCGATCGCCTTCGCAGCGACTACAACACGTCTGTCGCCAAGCTGGACGCTGCCCTCCTGGCCGTCGGCAGCAATGCCCATGCAATCGACGCTGGAGCGACGGAAATCCGTACCGCTGCGGACGGCCTTGCCCGCCGCACCGAACAGCAAGCGGCCTCCGTCGAGGAAACGGCTGCCGCTCTGGAAGAGATCACCACGACCGTCAAGGATACTGCTCGCCGCGCCGAAGAGGCCGGCAGCCTGGTTGGCTGCACACGCAACGACGCCGAACATTCGGGCGAGATCGTCAGCAAGGCCGTCGATGCCATGACCGGCATCCAACAGTCCTCGGAGAAGATCTCAAGCATCATCGGCGTTATCGATGATATTGCCTTCCAGACAAACCTGCTGGCGCTCAACGCCGGCGTCGAAGCCGCACGCGCTGGTGAAGCCGGCAAGGGTTTTGCCGTCGTTGCCCAGGAAGTGCGCGAACTGGCCCAGCGTTCGGCCCAGGCCGCCAAGGAAATCGAAGGTCTGATCACGACTTCGAATGCTCAGGTTCGTTCAGGCGTCACACTCGTCGGCGATACCGGCAAGGCGCTGCAATCGATTGTTGCGCAGGTGCAGGAAATCAGCCGCCACGTCGAGGCCATTGTGATCGCCACGCGTGAACAGTCGACGGGCCTCGCCGAGATCAACGCTGCCGTCAACACAATGGATCAGGGCACCCAGCAAAATGCAGCCATGGTCGAGGAACAGACGGCCGCCAGCCATGGTCTTGCCCAGGAGGCCGCGAAACTGATGCGGCTTCTGGCGCAGTTCAAACTCGGCGCTCAGGAAGCGTTGGCTGTCCGCCGCGCCGCTTGA
- a CDS encoding class I SAM-dependent RNA methyltransferase, whose amino-acid sequence MSTETVTIEKLGAQGDGIAGGAGGAVYVPFSLPGETVAIARVKSHGTIMSIATPSPDRQEPPCRHFGPDGVNGTCGGCTLQHLADAPYRAFKRQLVVDALRSKGLTAEVGEIVPARPGERRRVVFAARKTEKDMLIGFNQAESHHIVAIEECPISSAGIVTRLPAIKAIAASLATSAEPFRIAVLETLSGLDVAADEVKKLSDAQRRKAIETVLGLRGIARVTVNGEILVEPSKPLIDFGGVSVSPPAGGFAQATKPAEEAMAELVLAHAGKAKRIADLFAGAGTFSLRLAQIGRVHAVEAEAKALAALDQAARKTQGLKPVTVEKRDLFRRPLMTQEFKPYDMVVFDPPRAGAEFQCKELARSAVKKIAAVSCNPLTLARDLAILVEGGYRITGVTPIDQFLWTSHVEVVATLEK is encoded by the coding sequence GTGAGCACCGAAACCGTCACGATCGAGAAACTCGGCGCCCAGGGCGACGGCATCGCCGGCGGCGCCGGCGGGGCCGTCTACGTACCCTTTTCCCTGCCCGGCGAAACGGTGGCGATTGCGCGCGTCAAAAGCCACGGCACGATCATGTCGATCGCAACACCTTCGCCCGACCGGCAGGAGCCGCCCTGCCGGCATTTCGGCCCTGACGGCGTCAACGGAACCTGCGGCGGCTGCACGCTGCAGCATCTGGCGGATGCCCCCTACCGCGCCTTCAAGCGCCAGCTAGTCGTCGACGCGCTGAGATCGAAGGGGCTGACAGCGGAAGTCGGCGAGATCGTTCCGGCTCGGCCGGGCGAGCGCCGGCGCGTCGTGTTTGCGGCGCGCAAGACCGAAAAGGACATGCTGATCGGCTTCAACCAAGCCGAAAGCCATCATATCGTCGCCATCGAGGAATGTCCGATCTCCTCGGCCGGGATCGTCACGCGGCTGCCGGCGATCAAGGCGATCGCCGCTTCGCTCGCGACCAGCGCCGAACCCTTCCGGATCGCGGTGCTCGAAACTCTTTCCGGCCTCGATGTCGCCGCCGACGAGGTGAAGAAACTGTCGGACGCGCAGCGGCGCAAAGCGATCGAGACGGTGCTCGGCCTGCGCGGCATCGCCCGCGTTACGGTGAACGGCGAAATCCTGGTCGAGCCGTCGAAGCCGCTCATCGATTTCGGCGGCGTGTCCGTGTCACCGCCGGCTGGCGGCTTCGCCCAGGCGACCAAGCCGGCGGAAGAGGCGATGGCGGAGCTGGTGCTTGCCCATGCCGGCAAGGCCAAGCGGATCGCCGATCTCTTTGCCGGCGCCGGCACGTTTTCGCTGCGGCTGGCGCAGATCGGCCGCGTCCATGCTGTCGAAGCCGAGGCCAAGGCGCTCGCGGCCCTCGATCAGGCCGCCCGCAAAACGCAAGGCCTGAAGCCTGTCACGGTCGAAAAGCGCGATCTTTTCCGTCGTCCGCTGATGACGCAGGAGTTCAAGCCCTATGACATGGTCGTCTTCGATCCGCCGCGGGCCGGCGCGGAGTTCCAATGCAAGGAGCTTGCCCGCTCGGCGGTCAAGAAAATCGCGGCCGTCAGCTGCAATCCGCTGACACTGGCGCGCGATCTGGCGATCCTTGTCGAGGGCGGCTACCGCATCACCGGCGTCACGCCGATCGACCAGTTCCTCTGGACTTCGCATGTCGAGGTGGTGGCGACGTTGGAGAAGTAA
- a CDS encoding TlyA family RNA methyltransferase: MSDQNSQRLDQLLVSRGLFSSRSRARDAVQRGTVRIGGQVVTKAGALFGDDAAIEIDDPAQDYVSRAALKLAAALDHFRLDPAGHHCLDIGASTGGFTEVLLQRGAAHVTAIDVGHGQMHPRISGDPRVTNKEGLNARNLTAEDIGDPATFIVSDVSFISLKLALAPALDLAGPGAVAVLLVKPQFEAGREAIGKGGLLKDPASAPAVASELQRWFTEDRGWKSLGLIPSPIAGGDGNQEFLLAGLKP; the protein is encoded by the coding sequence ATGTCGGATCAAAACAGCCAGCGCCTCGATCAGCTTCTCGTCTCCCGCGGCCTCTTTTCCAGCCGCTCGCGGGCGCGCGACGCCGTGCAGCGCGGCACCGTCCGGATCGGCGGCCAAGTGGTAACCAAGGCCGGCGCGCTCTTCGGCGACGATGCCGCTATCGAGATCGACGATCCGGCACAGGATTACGTCTCGCGCGCCGCGTTGAAGCTCGCCGCCGCCCTCGACCATTTCCGGCTCGATCCGGCCGGCCACCACTGTCTAGATATCGGCGCGTCCACAGGCGGCTTCACCGAGGTGTTGCTGCAGCGCGGTGCCGCGCATGTCACCGCGATCGATGTCGGCCATGGGCAGATGCACCCGCGCATTTCGGGCGATCCGCGAGTGACGAACAAGGAAGGCCTCAACGCCCGCAACCTGACGGCAGAGGATATCGGCGATCCCGCCACCTTCATCGTCTCCGACGTCTCCTTCATCTCGCTGAAGCTGGCGCTTGCTCCGGCCCTTGATCTGGCCGGGCCGGGTGCGGTCGCCGTGCTGCTCGTCAAGCCGCAATTCGAGGCCGGGCGCGAGGCGATCGGCAAGGGCGGGCTCCTCAAGGACCCCGCATCCGCTCCCGCCGTCGCCTCCGAACTGCAGCGCTGGTTCACCGAGGATAGGGGCTGGAAGAGCCTCGGCCTCATCCCTTCCCCGATTGCCGGCGGCGACGGCAATCAGGAATTCCTTCTGGCAGGATTAAAACCGTGA
- a CDS encoding methyl-accepting chemotaxis protein yields the protein MSAKNISLNGKLAATFAALILIFMSVSAFVYSKATASAVASAEQEKSELLVNQIDDALQAMLEQAVNLRGFILFRSDSTYGDVFANRERMLKAIAAAKQTASGEPQLIEMIDGMQRAADLYFHELAEPQTKARKETDMPIEEVVKIGVNATKGQLDGFRQASAKIKATAREKSNALAAVRADANSDLKMTLLAGGIVASLAAAVLAWLMSRTIVRPVVGMTAAMDRLASGQNDIEVPAVERGDEIGRMAQSVLVFKQAAIEKLRLAGETDRMRDDAERQRQASDEQKAREEGELRHAVDALAGGLAGLAIGDVAARLQTPFAPQYDSLRNDFNNAVEKLQAALQSVGRNASAINAGAGEIRSAADDLAHRTEQQAAAVEETAAALEQVTTTVRDSAKRAEDVGNLVERTRLGAEKSGDVVRKAVSAMQQIEKSSGEISNIIGVIDDIAFQTNLLALNAGVEAARAGEAGKGFAVVAQEVRELAQRSAKAAKEIKDLITNSGTHVQTGVTLVGETGKALEAIVAEVQEINRNVNAIVTATREQSIGLQEINTAVNNMDQGTQQNAAMVEQQTAASHALAQEASALDELLRQFKLGTELAAPAQRTAAATPASRPVASPARALASKVTKAFGGREVSAAVAVQEDWTEF from the coding sequence ATGTCCGCTAAAAACATATCCTTGAACGGGAAGCTTGCGGCCACGTTCGCAGCCCTCATTCTCATCTTCATGTCCGTTTCGGCTTTCGTCTATTCCAAGGCGACGGCATCGGCGGTCGCTTCCGCCGAGCAGGAAAAATCCGAGCTGCTCGTCAACCAGATCGACGACGCGCTGCAGGCAATGCTCGAGCAGGCGGTCAACCTGCGCGGCTTCATCCTCTTCCGCAGCGACAGCACCTATGGCGATGTCTTCGCCAATCGCGAGCGCATGCTGAAGGCGATTGCCGCCGCCAAGCAGACGGCATCAGGCGAGCCGCAGCTCATCGAGATGATCGACGGCATGCAGAGGGCCGCCGACCTTTATTTCCATGAACTTGCCGAGCCGCAGACCAAGGCGCGCAAGGAGACCGACATGCCGATCGAAGAGGTCGTCAAGATCGGCGTCAACGCCACCAAGGGTCAGCTCGACGGGTTCCGCCAGGCGTCCGCCAAGATCAAGGCCACCGCCCGCGAAAAGTCGAATGCGCTCGCCGCGGTCCGGGCCGATGCCAACAGCGATCTGAAGATGACGCTGCTTGCAGGCGGCATCGTCGCCTCGCTTGCCGCCGCCGTTCTGGCCTGGCTGATGTCGCGCACGATCGTCCGCCCGGTGGTCGGCATGACCGCGGCCATGGATCGCCTCGCCAGCGGTCAGAACGATATCGAGGTTCCGGCTGTCGAACGCGGCGACGAAATCGGTCGCATGGCCCAGTCGGTGCTGGTCTTCAAGCAGGCGGCGATCGAGAAGCTGCGCCTTGCCGGTGAAACCGACCGTATGCGGGATGACGCCGAGCGCCAGCGCCAGGCAAGCGATGAGCAGAAGGCGCGCGAGGAAGGCGAGCTCCGCCATGCCGTCGACGCCCTGGCCGGTGGTCTCGCCGGCCTTGCCATCGGCGACGTCGCCGCCCGCCTCCAGACACCGTTCGCACCGCAATATGACAGCCTGCGCAACGACTTCAACAATGCCGTCGAAAAGCTGCAGGCCGCCCTCCAGTCAGTCGGCCGCAACGCCTCGGCGATCAATGCCGGCGCCGGTGAGATCCGCTCAGCGGCAGATGACCTTGCTCACCGCACCGAGCAGCAGGCTGCCGCCGTCGAAGAGACCGCCGCAGCGCTCGAGCAGGTGACGACCACCGTCCGCGACAGCGCCAAGCGCGCCGAAGATGTCGGCAATCTCGTCGAGCGCACCCGTCTCGGCGCCGAGAAATCCGGCGATGTCGTCCGCAAGGCGGTCTCCGCCATGCAGCAGATCGAGAAGTCCTCGGGCGAAATCTCCAACATCATCGGCGTCATCGACGATATCGCCTTCCAGACCAACCTCTTGGCGCTGAATGCAGGCGTCGAGGCGGCGCGCGCCGGTGAGGCGGGCAAGGGCTTTGCCGTCGTCGCCCAGGAGGTGCGCGAGCTCGCCCAGCGTTCCGCCAAGGCGGCCAAGGAAATCAAGGACCTGATCACCAATTCCGGCACCCATGTCCAGACCGGCGTCACGCTGGTCGGCGAAACGGGCAAGGCACTGGAAGCGATCGTTGCCGAGGTGCAGGAGATCAACCGCAACGTCAACGCGATCGTCACCGCGACGCGTGAACAGTCGATCGGCCTGCAGGAGATCAACACCGCCGTCAACAACATGGATCAGGGCACGCAACAGAATGCGGCGATGGTCGAGCAGCAGACCGCCGCAAGCCATGCGCTTGCCCAGGAAGCCAGCGCGCTGGACGAACTGCTGCGCCAGTTCAAGCTCGGAACCGAGCTTGCCGCTCCGGCCCAGAGGACGGCAGCCGCAACGCCGGCCTCCCGCCCCGTCGCCTCACCGGCCCGCGCGCTCGCCAGCAAGGTCACCAAGGCCTTCGGCGGCAGAGAGGTAAGTGCGGCGGTTGCGGTCCAGGAGGACTGGACGGAGTTCTGA